One window of the Pieris rapae chromosome 11, ilPieRapa1.1, whole genome shotgun sequence genome contains the following:
- the LOC110998709 gene encoding uncharacterized protein LOC110998709 has product MGLTYFYVQAIDVATHLPPEVNKLLNLSETRRIINGEEVTDGRPYMVYLKLPRSNQKKPNYRTWLCGGVIVHEEYILTSAACIEDAEHFYVVSGTYKYSDEDDRYNNPCIKNGAKKAIWKCVPKNYIFDGHENDNIRWMNNDIAVVKIEDGFDFNRRIRGCDFVPKPICYNNQSQTLENPGTVVTIAGWGTTSRYNEWVSRRKENQQNLLEAHVEVIPKNRCKRRWGSRYHNIIDNYMICTKDIGQTMSEICNEKYVDCQDINYSDDEDMRREIKVMRSEKVPTNLVMHSAYHNDTNGTRRYISQADGGFCENDHGGPLVYGEGVNSVVIGVISACLVKERTNKCYGPFLYTSVFKNRQFISCAIYKDVEPKCRRQFRSGVTHLEKVLSWKNHPDGPAKNELPPSTPGKSLDAADDKVFSGSGFIMRADDLRHANKTLS; this is encoded by the exons ATGGGATTGACATATTTCT ATGTGCAGGCTATAGATGTCGCCACTCATCTTCCACCGGAAGTTAACAAGCTACTAAATCTATCTGAAACTAGAAGAATTATTAATGGCGAGGAAGTAACAGATGGAAGACCCTACATG GTGTATTTGAAACTGCCTAGAAGCAATCAGAAAAAGCCAAATTATAGAACATGGTTGTGTGGTGGAGTTATTGTACATGAGGAGTACATTCTCACTTCTGCTGCTTGTATCGAGGATGCTGAACATTTTTACGTCGTTTCTGGGACATATAA ATATTCCGATGAAGATGATCGTTATAACAACCCGTGTATCAAAAATGGCGCGAAGAAGGCAATTTGGAAGTGTGTTCCCAAAA ATTATATATTCGATGGTCACGAAAACGATAACATCAGATGGATGAACAATGATATAGCTGTGGTCAAAATAGAAGATGGATTTGACTTTAACAGACGAATACGAGGTTGCGATTTTGTGCCTAAACccatttgttataataaccAAAGTCAAACGCTCGAAAATCCTGGCACTGTTGTCACCATTGCCGGTTGGGGTACAACATCTAGGTATAATGAA TGGGTTAGTCGTAGGAAGGAAAATCAACAGAACCTTCTAGAAGCTCACGTGGAAGTCATTCCTAAGAACCGATGCAAGCGGCGCTGGGGGTCACGCTATCACAACATCATTGACAACTATATGATATGTACAAAGGATATCGGACAGACAATGTCGGAGAtttgtaat GAAAAATACGTAGACTGTCAGGATATAAATTACTCGGATGATGAGGATATGAGGCGGGAGATAAAGGTGATGAGGTCAGAGAAGGTACCAACGAACCTGGTGATGCATTCTGCATACCACAATGACACAAATGGGACACGGAGATACATATCCCAGGCTGACGGAGGTTTTTGTGAG aacgatCATGGCGGACCCCTGGTATACGGCGAAGGCGTAAACTCAGTTGTAATAGGGGTCATTTCAGCGTGTCTCGTTAAAGAAAGAACCAATAAATGCTACGGGCCATTCCTATACACCAGTGTCTTCAAAAACCGACAATTTATATCTTGTGCTATTTACAAAGATGTGga ACCAAAATGTCGACGACAATTCCGTTCCGGTGTCACACACCTAGAAAAAGTGTTGTCTTGGAAGAATCATCCTGATgg ACCAGCAAAGAATGAACTCCCACCATCAACTCCTGGAAAATCTCTTGACGCAGCAGACGATAAGGTATTTTCTGGAAGTGGCTTCATCATGAGAGCTGATGATCTTAGACAcgctaataaaacattatcttga